In a single window of the Thermotoga sp. KOL6 genome:
- the glyA gene encoding serine hydroxymethyltransferase, with protein MWKHVKQIDPEIYEVLVNELKRQEYGIELIASENFASLAVIETMGSMLTNKYAEGYPGRRYYGGCEWVDKAEELAIERAKKLFGARFANVQPHSGSQANMAVYLALAEPGDTIMGMSLSHGGHLTHGAPVNFSGKLFKVVHYGVNLETEMIDYDEVRRLALEHKPKVIVAGGSAYARTIDFARFREIADEVGAYLMVDMAHFAGLVAAGIHPNPVDYAHVVTSTTHKTLRGPRGGLILTNVPEIAKAVNKTVFPGIQGGPLMHVIAAKAVCFKEAMTEEFREYQRQVVKNAKKMAEELQGRGYRIVSGGTDTHLLLVDLTEKGITGKAAEKALESCGITVNKNTIPNEKRSPFVASGIRIGTPAITTRGMGEPEMVEIAELIDHTLSHVIDDEGTVDPGVREEISKRVKDLCERFPLYRNKIEGVEI; from the coding sequence GTGTGGAAACATGTAAAGCAAATCGATCCAGAAATTTATGAGGTTTTAGTGAACGAGCTGAAAAGGCAGGAATATGGTATTGAGTTGATAGCATCTGAGAACTTCGCTTCCTTGGCTGTTATAGAAACCATGGGTAGCATGCTCACCAACAAGTACGCAGAAGGATACCCGGGAAGAAGATACTACGGTGGATGTGAATGGGTGGACAAAGCTGAGGAACTTGCAATAGAGAGAGCAAAGAAACTTTTTGGTGCAAGGTTTGCGAATGTCCAGCCTCATTCTGGATCCCAGGCCAACATGGCCGTTTATCTGGCACTGGCAGAGCCTGGTGATACGATCATGGGAATGTCTCTGTCGCACGGGGGACACTTGACACATGGAGCACCTGTAAACTTTTCTGGGAAACTGTTCAAGGTAGTTCACTACGGTGTGAATCTTGAAACGGAGATGATAGATTACGACGAAGTGAGAAGACTCGCGTTGGAACACAAACCAAAAGTAATAGTGGCGGGTGGAAGTGCTTACGCCAGAACTATAGATTTTGCTAGGTTCAGAGAAATAGCAGATGAAGTAGGAGCTTATTTGATGGTCGATATGGCTCATTTTGCAGGACTTGTAGCGGCTGGAATACACCCGAATCCAGTAGACTACGCACATGTTGTAACGTCGACGACCCATAAAACTCTCAGAGGACCGCGTGGTGGCCTAATTCTCACTAACGTTCCTGAAATTGCCAAAGCAGTAAACAAAACCGTGTTTCCGGGTATCCAAGGAGGACCCCTCATGCATGTGATCGCCGCAAAAGCAGTTTGTTTCAAAGAAGCGATGACAGAGGAATTTAGAGAGTATCAACGTCAGGTTGTGAAAAACGCGAAAAAGATGGCGGAAGAATTGCAGGGAAGAGGCTACAGGATAGTTTCTGGAGGTACCGATACTCACCTTCTCCTCGTTGATCTAACGGAAAAAGGTATCACGGGAAAGGCAGCTGAGAAAGCTCTAGAAAGTTGTGGAATCACAGTCAACAAAAACACGATTCCCAACGAGAAAAGATCGCCCTTTGTTGCCAGTGGGATAAGGATAGGAACACCTGCGATCACAACGCGCGGTATGGGAGAACCAGAAATGGTGGAGATAGCGGAATTGATAGATCACACACTTTCACATGTGATCGATGACGAAGGAACGGTTGATCCCGGTGTTCGTGAAGAGATTTCTAAAAGGGTGAAAGACCTCTGCGAAAGGTTTCCTCTCTATCGGAACAAAATCGAAGGGGTGGAAATATGA
- the upp gene encoding uracil phosphoribosyltransferase codes for MKNLVVVDHPLIKHKLTIMRDKNTGPKEFRELLKEITLLLAYEATRHLKCEEIEVETPLTKTVGYRINDKDIVVVPILRAGLVMADGILELLPNASVGHIGIYRDPETLQAVEYYAKFPTLDGSKEVFLLDPMLATGVSSIKALEILKKNGAKKITLVALIAAPEGVEAVEKHHDDVKIYVAALDERLNDHGYIIPGLGDAGDRLFRTK; via the coding sequence ATGAAAAATCTCGTTGTGGTAGATCATCCTCTTATAAAACACAAGCTCACAATTATGAGAGACAAAAATACTGGACCGAAGGAATTCAGAGAGTTGTTGAAAGAGATAACACTTCTCCTTGCTTACGAAGCGACCCGTCATTTGAAATGTGAAGAAATAGAGGTAGAAACCCCTTTGACGAAAACCGTCGGATATCGTATAAACGACAAAGATATCGTCGTAGTTCCCATTCTCAGAGCAGGGCTTGTGATGGCCGATGGTATATTGGAATTGCTACCAAATGCTTCTGTTGGGCATATTGGAATATATAGGGATCCTGAGACTCTTCAAGCAGTGGAATATTACGCGAAATTTCCCACTCTCGATGGCAGTAAAGAAGTGTTCCTCTTAGATCCCATGCTGGCAACAGGTGTTTCCTCTATAAAAGCTCTGGAGATTTTAAAGAAAAACGGAGCAAAAAAGATCACCCTTGTTGCATTGATCGCCGCACCGGAAGGAGTAGAAGCTGTGGAAAAACATCACGACGATGTGAAAATCTACGTGGCGGCGTTGGATGAGAGATTGAACGATCATGGCTACATAATTCCCGGTCTTGGAGATGCCGGTGATCGACTCTTCAGAACTAAATAA
- the rnr gene encoding ribonuclease R, translating into MSLKKDVERFILSDDYKPMVLKELYKKFKAKTREKRRKVREVVKRLEKEGKIFRDSKGKYRKLGDDLKVGTIEFTRSGYVSFVITDDFEEIVVPIEDTKYALHKDKVVVEITGTWRGLPKGRVVKVLERGLRRIVGVFDHKGTFGFVIPDDPKIAYDFYVSPENIDGAKPNQKVIAEILKYPSPGRNPEAKIIKVLGDLDDPSIDLPSVIVKHDLPEPGEFPEEVIREANAIPSRVRKGDLKGRRDLRDRVIVTIDGEDAKDFDDAISVEKLPNGNYLLGVHIADVSHYVKEGSALDQEAFKRGTSVYLIDTVIPMLPFKLSNGICSLVEGKDRLTMSVEMEIDKEGYVVRYDVFPSVIRSKKRMIYERVNEFLREPSSVVEYEPFKDLIHNAVELAGILREARRKRGAILDIESDEVKVIQDENGQVVDIVPRKRGVAERLIEEFMIKANETIAEIFDHAGLPFVYRVHEEPDPETIFQLKNYLEAMGIKAKFSHNVHPGMLQKLLEKVKDHPLRGSVERLLVRSMKRAMYSAVNIGHFGLASYAYTHFTSPIRRYPDLVVHRLLKLYLEQEGYFTPEQIDRFSKILPKIARHCSRRERVADEAEWDLIAMKKVEYISRYIGEVFKVVVTNITKFGLFVEIPEKSISGLVHISTLDDYYYYDETRNMLVGRRKGKTFRLGDILKAKVVRADKIRGEIDFVIVEEEEK; encoded by the coding sequence ATGAGTCTGAAAAAGGACGTGGAAAGATTCATACTTTCGGATGATTACAAACCTATGGTGTTGAAAGAGTTGTACAAGAAATTCAAAGCAAAAACTAGAGAGAAGAGGAGAAAAGTACGAGAAGTTGTCAAAAGACTGGAAAAAGAAGGGAAGATTTTCAGAGACAGCAAGGGAAAATACAGAAAATTGGGAGATGATCTGAAAGTTGGTACGATAGAGTTCACGCGCAGTGGGTACGTTTCGTTCGTTATTACCGATGATTTCGAAGAAATAGTAGTTCCGATCGAGGATACAAAATATGCTCTTCACAAAGATAAAGTTGTGGTTGAAATAACGGGAACTTGGCGGGGCCTTCCAAAAGGACGTGTTGTGAAGGTCCTTGAAAGAGGCTTGAGAAGGATAGTAGGTGTTTTTGACCATAAGGGAACTTTTGGCTTTGTCATACCGGATGATCCAAAGATTGCCTACGATTTTTATGTGTCACCTGAAAATATAGACGGTGCCAAGCCGAATCAGAAGGTTATAGCGGAAATTCTCAAATATCCCTCTCCTGGTCGAAATCCCGAGGCCAAGATAATAAAAGTTCTTGGAGATCTTGACGATCCTTCTATTGATCTTCCGAGTGTGATTGTAAAGCACGATCTGCCCGAACCAGGTGAGTTCCCAGAAGAGGTGATAAGAGAGGCAAATGCCATACCTTCAAGAGTACGGAAAGGTGATCTCAAAGGAAGGAGGGATCTTAGAGATAGAGTCATCGTTACCATAGATGGAGAAGATGCAAAAGACTTCGACGACGCCATTTCCGTAGAAAAGCTCCCTAACGGGAATTATCTTCTAGGTGTCCACATAGCCGATGTTTCTCACTATGTAAAAGAGGGATCTGCGTTAGATCAAGAAGCTTTTAAGAGGGGCACGAGTGTTTACTTGATAGACACGGTCATACCTATGCTTCCTTTCAAACTCTCCAACGGAATTTGCAGTCTTGTAGAAGGAAAAGACAGACTGACGATGAGCGTGGAAATGGAAATTGATAAAGAAGGATATGTGGTGAGATACGATGTGTTTCCCAGTGTGATAAGAAGCAAAAAAAGAATGATATACGAAAGAGTGAACGAATTTTTGAGAGAGCCTTCCTCGGTGGTAGAGTACGAACCTTTTAAAGATCTCATTCACAACGCAGTAGAACTCGCAGGGATTCTTCGTGAAGCGAGGAGAAAACGGGGGGCGATCCTCGATATAGAGAGTGACGAAGTGAAGGTTATTCAGGACGAAAATGGTCAAGTTGTTGATATTGTACCGAGAAAAAGAGGTGTTGCAGAGAGATTGATAGAGGAATTCATGATAAAGGCAAATGAAACGATAGCTGAGATCTTCGATCACGCCGGTCTTCCCTTTGTGTATCGAGTCCATGAGGAACCGGATCCCGAAACGATCTTTCAATTGAAAAACTATCTTGAAGCAATGGGAATAAAAGCAAAATTCTCGCACAACGTGCATCCTGGAATGCTTCAGAAACTTCTTGAGAAAGTGAAGGATCATCCGTTGAGGGGGAGTGTGGAGAGACTACTTGTTCGATCGATGAAAAGGGCAATGTACTCTGCTGTGAACATCGGTCATTTTGGCCTTGCATCTTATGCCTATACGCACTTCACTTCTCCTATCAGGAGATATCCCGACTTGGTTGTTCATAGATTGCTTAAGCTCTATCTCGAGCAGGAAGGATACTTCACACCGGAACAGATAGACAGATTTTCTAAGATCCTTCCGAAGATAGCAAGGCATTGTAGTCGTAGAGAGAGAGTGGCTGACGAGGCGGAATGGGATCTTATAGCCATGAAAAAAGTCGAGTACATCTCCCGTTATATTGGAGAAGTGTTCAAAGTTGTTGTGACCAACATTACCAAGTTTGGCCTTTTTGTGGAAATACCGGAGAAGAGTATTTCTGGTCTCGTACATATTTCCACGCTGGACGACTATTACTATTACGATGAAACGAGAAACATGCTGGTGGGAAGAAGGAAAGGAAAGACTTTCAGATTGGGAGATATACTCAAAGCCAAAGTCGTGAGGGCAGACAAAATACGTGGAGAAATAGATTTTGTAATAGTAGAGGAGGAAGAAAAATGA
- a CDS encoding secondary thiamine-phosphate synthase enzyme YjbQ: MKSYRKELWFHTKKRREFINITPLLEECVKESGIKEGLLLCNAMHITASVFINDDEPGLHHDFEVWLEKLAPEKPYSQYRHNDTGEDNADAHLKRTIMGREVVIAITDGKLDLGPWEQVFYGEFDGMRPKRVLVKIIGE; the protein is encoded by the coding sequence ATGAAATCTTACAGAAAGGAACTGTGGTTTCACACAAAAAAGAGAAGAGAGTTCATAAATATAACTCCTTTACTAGAGGAGTGCGTGAAAGAAAGTGGAATAAAAGAAGGGCTTCTTCTGTGTAATGCTATGCATATCACTGCGAGCGTGTTCATAAACGATGATGAACCGGGTCTCCATCATGATTTTGAAGTGTGGTTGGAAAAGCTCGCTCCTGAGAAACCTTATTCTCAGTACAGACACAACGATACAGGAGAAGATAACGCAGATGCTCACTTAAAGAGAACTATAATGGGAAGAGAAGTTGTAATAGCGATCACCGATGGAAAATTAGATCTCGGCCCTTGGGAACAAGTTTTCTACGGTGAGTTCGATGGTATGAGACCGAAAAGAGTTCTCGTGAAGATAATAGGAGAGTGA
- a CDS encoding calcium/sodium antiporter: MEFLLTSVGIAILILGANWLVSGASFLAMRLGVSKLIVGLSIVAFGTSLPELVSSLVSAFKGYTSIAISNVVGSNLANVGLCLGLASFFRSIPVKKSTIKAELPFMILATISFIALFLKNYSLSWNDGVVFLSFMAIFMYYLVTSAREVVEEELKEIKEQKSVLFSVFMIILGIFALWFGGNLAIENVVRIAKRFNLSQAFVGLTIVAVGTSLPELMVSIVSTVKKESDILIGNIVGSNIFNILLILGTSSLFSKLTVDVPSYSMDLGFLLATSILIFVFALSKKRISRLEGIVLFAIYVVYVYLISGRG, translated from the coding sequence TTGGAGTTCCTTCTCACATCAGTAGGAATCGCTATATTGATACTCGGAGCGAACTGGCTCGTTAGTGGAGCTTCTTTTCTTGCAATGAGATTGGGGGTTTCCAAACTCATAGTAGGCCTTTCAATAGTAGCTTTTGGGACCTCACTGCCAGAACTCGTTTCCTCTCTTGTCTCGGCTTTTAAAGGATACACGAGTATCGCTATTTCCAACGTGGTAGGAAGTAATCTCGCAAACGTTGGTTTGTGTCTTGGATTAGCATCGTTTTTCAGGTCAATCCCTGTGAAAAAGAGTACGATAAAAGCAGAACTGCCATTTATGATACTCGCAACTATTTCTTTCATTGCCCTTTTCTTAAAAAACTATTCTCTTTCGTGGAACGATGGGGTAGTCTTCCTCTCTTTCATGGCGATCTTCATGTACTATCTGGTAACATCCGCCAGAGAAGTTGTTGAAGAAGAGTTGAAAGAAATAAAGGAACAAAAAAGCGTTTTATTCTCTGTATTTATGATCATTCTGGGGATCTTTGCTCTATGGTTCGGTGGTAATCTTGCGATAGAAAACGTTGTGAGGATAGCCAAAAGATTCAATTTGTCTCAAGCTTTTGTAGGACTCACGATCGTTGCCGTTGGTACCTCTTTACCAGAATTGATGGTTAGTATCGTCTCTACGGTAAAAAAAGAAAGTGATATTCTGATTGGGAACATCGTCGGAAGTAATATCTTCAACATCCTGCTCATATTGGGAACGAGTTCTCTCTTTAGTAAGCTTACAGTAGATGTCCCAAGCTATTCCATGGACTTGGGATTTTTGCTTGCAACATCCATCTTGATTTTCGTGTTTGCACTCTCTAAGAAGAGAATTTCCAGGTTAGAAGGAATTGTTCTTTTCGCAATATACGTTGTTTACGTTTATTTGATATCGGGGAGAGGTTAG
- a CDS encoding FlgD immunoglobulin-like domain containing protein produces MKKNLLMFLSALAIATVASASNYVLIVYSEPFSQVFVNGEYVGMVDITGKIEISLDSSGKFIVTVEKSWYLPFEGEIIITSPGKYFVFAHLREAGAIRVFSNVYPLEVFSEGMYLGKIYSVKDVLYAPAGTVTLTFRAEGYKEKTVTLHITPRSERTVNIFLEEKELELNLKIEPETFSPNGDWYNDTTNFYIYLSKPAHLKIEVFDYQGTVVWTREIEGSEGTNRIVWNGKDVPDGRYRVKVTAITDTEIQSVEQEVKIDRSEYTYFKEIFIGSTLMAVLLLLLIH; encoded by the coding sequence ATGAAAAAAAATCTTCTTATGTTTCTGTCTGCCCTAGCTATAGCAACTGTGGCAAGTGCTTCAAACTACGTGTTGATTGTATACTCGGAACCGTTTTCTCAAGTGTTCGTAAATGGAGAATACGTAGGAATGGTTGACATCACCGGTAAAATAGAAATCTCTCTGGATTCATCCGGAAAGTTCATTGTAACCGTGGAAAAGAGCTGGTATCTTCCTTTCGAAGGAGAGATAATTATCACAAGTCCAGGTAAATACTTTGTATTCGCTCATCTGAGGGAAGCAGGCGCCATTCGAGTATTTTCGAATGTTTACCCACTCGAGGTGTTCTCAGAAGGAATGTATTTAGGAAAGATATACAGTGTAAAAGATGTTTTGTACGCTCCTGCAGGAACAGTTACGCTTACTTTCAGAGCTGAAGGATACAAAGAAAAAACTGTAACTCTTCATATAACACCACGAAGCGAAAGAACGGTGAACATATTTCTGGAAGAAAAAGAGCTCGAGCTGAACTTAAAGATAGAGCCAGAAACTTTTTCTCCAAACGGTGATTGGTACAACGATACTACAAACTTCTATATCTACCTTTCCAAGCCAGCCCATCTGAAGATAGAGGTATTCGATTATCAAGGGACTGTCGTCTGGACACGCGAAATCGAAGGTTCAGAGGGCACAAATCGAATTGTATGGAATGGGAAAGATGTTCCAGATGGAAGATATAGGGTAAAAGTGACCGCGATAACAGACACCGAAATTCAGTCTGTGGAGCAAGAAGTAAAAATAGACAGAAGTGAGTACACATATTTCAAAGAAATCTTCATAGGATCAACTCTGATGGCGGTACTCTTACTGTTGTTGATTCACTAA
- a CDS encoding TldD/PmbA family protein: MLSEGIIRDVLTAVLKNGGDFAELFFERKHENRFELKDGKVEQATSGEIVGVGIRGFLGTKAVYAYTNDLSRENLLNVAKKVGEALGETKVEDLVFNFNKTKRKERHVVIISPNEVEKTEKVSVMKKAYHAAKTYSDLIKQVVVWYWDYDQEILVANTEGTWAEDRRVKTRLMINAVAEKDGVLERGFYGPGAGMGFEFFERIDVEEAARKAARIATRMVEAEPAPAGKMTVVIANGFGGVIFHEAVGHGLEATSVAKGASVFAGKLGQKVAAECVSAVDDATIPNGWGSANIDDEGTPTQRTLLIDKGVLVGYLVDKLGGRRMGMKSTGSGRRQDYTFPPTSRMSNTFILPGDYHPEEIISATEYGLYAKTMGGGSVNPATGEFNFAVSEAYLIEKGRITKPVRGATLIGKGHEIIQKIDMVGNDLARDQGMCGSFSGSVPADVGQPTIRVKEIVVGGRNK; this comes from the coding sequence GTGCTCAGTGAAGGAATCATCAGAGATGTTTTAACAGCTGTTTTGAAAAACGGTGGAGATTTTGCCGAATTGTTCTTCGAAAGAAAGCATGAAAATCGTTTCGAATTGAAGGATGGAAAAGTGGAACAAGCAACAAGCGGTGAAATTGTGGGAGTAGGAATAAGAGGATTTTTGGGAACCAAAGCAGTCTATGCCTACACGAATGATCTTTCGAGAGAAAATCTGCTGAACGTTGCAAAAAAAGTAGGTGAAGCTCTAGGGGAGACAAAGGTGGAAGATCTCGTTTTCAATTTTAACAAGACCAAGCGAAAAGAGAGACACGTTGTGATTATATCCCCAAACGAAGTGGAAAAAACAGAGAAAGTCTCCGTTATGAAGAAAGCATACCATGCTGCAAAGACGTACTCCGATCTTATAAAGCAAGTCGTTGTTTGGTATTGGGATTACGATCAGGAGATATTGGTTGCAAACACTGAAGGAACGTGGGCAGAAGATCGCCGTGTTAAGACGAGACTCATGATAAATGCTGTAGCAGAGAAAGATGGTGTTCTCGAAAGGGGATTCTACGGTCCCGGAGCGGGTATGGGGTTCGAGTTCTTCGAGAGAATAGATGTAGAAGAGGCAGCAAGAAAGGCTGCGAGAATAGCTACAAGAATGGTTGAAGCCGAGCCTGCGCCTGCCGGAAAGATGACCGTCGTAATAGCTAACGGCTTTGGTGGTGTGATTTTCCATGAGGCTGTCGGCCATGGGCTCGAAGCGACTTCAGTGGCGAAAGGAGCCTCTGTCTTTGCGGGAAAACTGGGTCAAAAAGTGGCAGCGGAGTGTGTTTCCGCTGTCGATGATGCGACGATCCCAAACGGTTGGGGGTCTGCGAACATAGATGATGAGGGGACCCCCACCCAAAGGACGCTGCTCATAGACAAAGGAGTACTCGTTGGATATCTTGTTGACAAGCTTGGAGGAAGAAGGATGGGAATGAAAAGCACAGGAAGTGGTAGAAGGCAAGATTACACATTTCCACCTACTTCCCGAATGAGCAATACTTTCATTCTTCCAGGTGATTACCATCCTGAAGAGATCATCTCCGCAACAGAATACGGACTCTACGCAAAAACAATGGGAGGCGGTTCTGTGAATCCTGCAACAGGGGAGTTCAATTTCGCCGTTTCTGAAGCGTATCTCATCGAGAAAGGAAGAATCACAAAGCCAGTGAGGGGAGCAACTTTGATAGGGAAAGGGCACGAGATCATTCAAAAAATAGACATGGTGGGAAACGATCTGGCTCGTGATCAAGGAATGTGCGGTTCTTTCTCAGGTTCTGTGCCCGCAGACGTGGGGCAACCTACGATAAGAGTTAAAGAAATCGTAGTAGGGGGGCGAAATAAATGA
- a CDS encoding TldD/PmbA family protein, producing MTLEEFKDKLFSAAKRKGVEAQIRFNEMKEFSLRLANGELDQYTDAGRFNVEINVLKDGKVGSFRTQILEDPEKCLEEALSNLQVKDSEEEEFFFEGGEYSSMKTYLGEFEKLSVKEKMEIAKRAHESASKDERIAMVPLVMYRDIVMRKHLSNTLGLDVEARMDGGFLFTMTVAKDTNPRSGSWFEVSRSPQNLIPEEVGSRAAKEAISLIGSKPIKSGKYPVLMRNTALLDLMEMFVPMISAENVQKNLSPLKGRLGSQVGNSVINIKDVPYHPNGLYSVPFDDEGVPTSEKHILESGVLKTFLHNLKTARKEGVKPTGNSFEGRITPVNLILVPGENSFEDLLRMMGKGVVITEVEGMHAGANSVSGEFSLFAKGYWVENGEIMHGVEDITISGNFLDFLKKVTHVGNDVKVSTRTISPSVLVEALDVAGK from the coding sequence ATGACTCTGGAGGAATTCAAAGATAAATTGTTTTCGGCTGCGAAAAGAAAAGGAGTTGAAGCTCAGATAAGGTTCAACGAAATGAAAGAATTCTCTCTTCGATTGGCAAATGGGGAGTTAGATCAGTACACAGATGCTGGAAGATTCAATGTGGAAATAAACGTGTTAAAAGATGGTAAGGTGGGTTCTTTCAGAACGCAAATTTTGGAAGATCCTGAGAAATGCCTTGAAGAAGCGTTGAGCAACCTCCAAGTGAAGGATAGTGAAGAGGAGGAGTTCTTCTTTGAAGGTGGAGAGTATAGTTCTATGAAAACTTATTTGGGAGAATTCGAAAAGCTTTCTGTGAAAGAGAAAATGGAAATTGCCAAACGAGCCCACGAAAGTGCATCAAAGGATGAACGTATTGCCATGGTTCCTCTTGTGATGTACAGGGATATTGTTATGAGAAAGCACTTGTCGAATACGTTGGGGCTCGACGTTGAAGCAAGGATGGATGGAGGATTTCTCTTTACGATGACTGTAGCAAAGGATACGAATCCCCGCTCAGGATCTTGGTTCGAAGTTTCGAGATCTCCTCAGAATCTGATTCCCGAAGAGGTGGGTTCACGAGCTGCAAAAGAAGCCATTTCCCTCATTGGATCAAAGCCAATAAAATCCGGCAAATATCCCGTGTTAATGAGAAACACCGCTTTACTCGATCTAATGGAAATGTTCGTGCCCATGATTTCTGCGGAAAACGTTCAAAAGAACCTTTCTCCTCTAAAGGGAAGGCTCGGAAGTCAAGTGGGAAACTCCGTTATCAATATAAAAGATGTTCCTTATCATCCGAATGGACTTTACAGTGTACCTTTTGATGATGAAGGAGTCCCGACGTCGGAAAAACACATTCTTGAGAGTGGTGTTTTGAAAACGTTTCTCCACAACCTGAAAACCGCTCGGAAAGAAGGAGTGAAACCCACAGGAAACAGCTTTGAGGGCAGAATAACACCAGTTAATCTGATACTTGTACCTGGTGAAAATTCCTTCGAGGATCTCCTACGCATGATGGGGAAAGGAGTTGTTATCACGGAGGTCGAAGGAATGCATGCGGGAGCAAATTCGGTATCCGGAGAATTCTCTTTGTTTGCAAAAGGGTACTGGGTTGAGAATGGAGAGATAATGCACGGTGTTGAAGACATCACAATTTCCGGGAACTTTCTTGACTTTTTGAAGAAGGTCACTCACGTAGGAAACGATGTCAAGGTATCCACTCGCACAATATCTCCCAGCGTCTTGGTGGAGGCACTCGATGTGGCGGGGAAATAA
- a CDS encoding DMT family transporter: MWRGNKALLFLLLTAAIQGSTFPLQKLVVLEISPFAYNTIRFGSAAVFSLLVFGFGKFFKGFALGIVLCGSYIFQIWGLKLTSATKSGFIISSFVFLVPVFAFLLEKEKLERYHLLSFLLGVLGIYILTGGTRGFSLGDLFQVFCAILFALHVVLITKFSRSEKEENMLFWQFATVAGVNLVFSLNRHWKISSGSLLVGLYSGILATFLGIFWQMRYQKEIGNNATALVYMTQPFISTLLSFILLEERLSTFQFFGGILTLVALFVGTSLKGGKSIN; the protein is encoded by the coding sequence ATGTGGCGGGGAAATAAGGCACTCTTATTTCTCCTTTTAACTGCAGCAATTCAAGGTTCAACTTTTCCTCTTCAGAAGTTGGTTGTTTTGGAGATTTCGCCGTTTGCCTACAATACCATTAGATTTGGAAGTGCAGCTGTTTTTTCATTATTGGTTTTCGGATTCGGAAAATTTTTCAAAGGGTTTGCATTAGGAATTGTTCTCTGTGGGTCTTACATTTTTCAAATATGGGGTTTGAAACTCACCAGTGCTACGAAGAGCGGATTCATCATATCGAGTTTTGTTTTTCTTGTACCGGTGTTTGCGTTTTTGTTAGAAAAGGAAAAGTTAGAGAGATATCATCTTCTATCCTTCTTGCTTGGCGTTTTGGGAATTTATATTCTCACGGGTGGAACGCGTGGTTTCTCTTTGGGCGATCTCTTTCAGGTTTTTTGTGCGATTTTGTTTGCACTTCATGTGGTTCTTATCACGAAATTTTCAAGATCAGAGAAGGAAGAAAACATGCTTTTTTGGCAATTTGCAACGGTGGCAGGAGTCAATCTTGTTTTTAGTTTGAATCGACACTGGAAGATCTCGTCTGGTTCTTTACTCGTTGGTTTATACAGTGGAATCCTTGCCACGTTTTTAGGGATATTTTGGCAAATGCGATATCAAAAAGAAATTGGAAACAATGCCACGGCACTTGTTTACATGACACAACCGTTCATTTCAACTCTGTTGTCTTTCATCTTACTAGAGGAGAGGTTGTCTACTTTTCAGTTCTTTGGTGGGATTTTAACCCTCGTTGCTTTGTTCGTCGGAACATCGTTGAAAGGTGGGAAGTCTATTAACTAG